A portion of the Actomonas aquatica genome contains these proteins:
- a CDS encoding CvfB family protein → MAFIGKRNRVRLVREAPQGFYVDGEALGEVLLPTRWRTPDMRLGDEVEVFVYRDSDDRLVATTAEPLAVAGEFAYLRVVAVDGRIGAFLDWGLEKDLLLPRREWPSAGREPRVGDWLIVRVHVDHRSHRVVASARIGRHLSLDAPDYADGQVVDAMVEAETELGYRVIINHEHRGLLYHSDFTEPLAVGQTLEVYVRQVREDGKVDLTPHASGYGRIRRVKAELVDRLAEAGGWLPFHDGSAPEAIRTEFGVSKKAFKQAVGALLREGRITLEPGGIRRVRSDE, encoded by the coding sequence ATGGCATTTATCGGCAAACGCAACCGGGTGCGCCTCGTGCGCGAAGCTCCCCAGGGTTTTTATGTGGACGGCGAAGCGTTGGGCGAAGTGCTGCTGCCGACGCGCTGGCGCACGCCGGACATGCGGCTGGGCGACGAGGTGGAGGTGTTTGTGTATCGAGATTCTGATGACAGGCTGGTGGCGACGACGGCGGAGCCACTGGCGGTGGCGGGCGAGTTTGCCTACCTGCGCGTGGTGGCGGTGGATGGGCGCATCGGTGCGTTTCTCGACTGGGGACTTGAAAAGGATTTGCTGTTGCCGCGAAGGGAGTGGCCTTCGGCGGGGCGGGAGCCGCGGGTGGGAGACTGGTTGATCGTGCGGGTGCACGTGGACCATCGGTCGCATCGGGTGGTGGCGAGTGCGCGGATCGGGCGGCACCTGAGTCTGGACGCGCCGGATTATGCGGACGGGCAGGTGGTGGATGCCATGGTCGAGGCCGAGACCGAGCTGGGTTATCGGGTCATCATCAACCACGAGCATCGCGGGCTGCTGTATCACAGCGATTTCACTGAGCCGTTGGCTGTGGGGCAGACGTTGGAGGTGTATGTGCGGCAGGTGCGGGAGGATGGTAAGGTTGACCTCACCCCGCATGCGTCCGGTTACGGGCGGATCCGGCGCGTGAAGGCCGAACTGGTGGATCGGCTGGCGGAGGCGGGTGGGTGGCTGCCGTTTCATGATGGCAGTGCGCCGGAGGCGATCCGGACGGAATTTGGCGTGAGCAAGAAGGCGTTTAAACAGGCGGTGGGAGCGCTGTTGCGCGAGGGGCGGATCACGCTGGAGCCAGGCGGAATTCGGCGGGTGCGAAGCGACGAGTGA
- a CDS encoding homocysteine S-methyltransferase family protein produces the protein MASSPSRLLAALATRRLVCDGGMGTQLMLAGLEQGASGEAWNLTHPERVLEIQKRYVDAGADCIITNTFGGSRLMLQRHGVADDVVAINQAAVRIAREAFGDKEGFVLGDIGPLGAILEPYGDLPFDTAVEVITEQAKALVDAGVDAIILETQTGKEEIQAGLAGAKAAGAPCIICSFAYDLSADKTFYKTMMGFGPEDAAEFCEENGADIIALNCGTGMDMPGAASVAEIYQDTVDLPVMIQPNAGLPVLENMKAVYKQPPEETAAKVPDALEAGASIIGSCCGSTPDHTRAIRAQVDVWNATH, from the coding sequence ATGGCCTCTTCCCCCTCCCGCCTCCTCGCCGCCCTCGCCACCCGCCGCCTCGTCTGCGACGGCGGCATGGGCACCCAGCTCATGCTCGCCGGCCTCGAACAAGGTGCCTCCGGCGAAGCCTGGAATCTCACCCACCCCGAGCGCGTGCTTGAGATCCAGAAACGCTACGTCGACGCCGGGGCCGACTGCATCATCACCAATACCTTCGGCGGCTCCCGCCTCATGCTCCAACGCCACGGCGTGGCCGACGACGTTGTCGCCATCAACCAAGCCGCCGTGCGCATCGCCCGCGAAGCCTTTGGTGACAAAGAGGGTTTTGTGCTCGGCGACATCGGACCGCTCGGCGCCATCCTCGAGCCCTACGGTGACCTGCCGTTCGACACTGCCGTGGAGGTCATCACCGAGCAGGCCAAAGCGCTCGTCGATGCCGGCGTGGACGCCATCATTCTCGAAACCCAAACCGGCAAGGAAGAGATCCAAGCCGGCCTCGCAGGCGCCAAAGCCGCCGGTGCCCCCTGCATCATCTGCTCCTTCGCTTACGACCTCTCGGCCGACAAGACCTTCTACAAAACGATGATGGGCTTCGGCCCCGAAGACGCCGCCGAGTTCTGTGAAGAAAACGGCGCCGACATCATCGCCCTCAACTGCGGCACCGGCATGGACATGCCCGGCGCGGCCTCCGTCGCCGAGATCTACCAGGACACCGTCGACCTGCCCGTCATGATCCAGCCCAACGCCGGTCTGCCCGTCCTCGAGAACATGAAGGCCGTCTACAAGCAGCCGCCCGAGGAAACCGCCGCCAAAGTGCCCGACGCCCTCGAAGCCGGTGCCAGCATCATCGGTTCCTGCTGCGGCTCCACGCCCGACCACACCCGCGCCATCCGCGCCCAGGTCGACGTCTGGAACGCAACGCACTGA
- a CDS encoding SDR family NAD(P)-dependent oxidoreductase: MSPLATPFPAIFSLAGETALITGGGTGIGRAIAECMHAAGATIVLAGRRENILQEEVARLGERAQYVVHDITNLEGAHILREKTEALVGPVTSLVNNAGIHIKKPAVETTTAEFQRVLDTHVLGSHALTVEFAPGMMERKHGSILFTASMASLFGIPKVIAYTAAKSAYVGMVKGLATEFSPHGLRVNAIAPGWIDTDMSRQAFAGDPERLNKILNRTPTGELGTPQDVGWAAVYLASPAAHFVTGTILPVDGGVSIGF; encoded by the coding sequence ATGAGCCCCCTCGCTACTCCTTTCCCCGCGATTTTCTCCCTCGCCGGTGAGACCGCCCTCATCACCGGTGGCGGCACCGGCATCGGCCGCGCCATCGCCGAGTGCATGCATGCCGCCGGCGCGACCATCGTGCTCGCCGGCCGCCGCGAAAACATCCTCCAGGAGGAGGTCGCCCGCCTCGGCGAGCGCGCCCAATACGTCGTGCACGACATCACCAATTTGGAGGGTGCCCACATCCTGCGCGAGAAGACCGAAGCCCTCGTCGGCCCGGTCACCTCGCTGGTCAACAACGCCGGCATTCACATCAAGAAACCCGCCGTAGAAACGACCACCGCCGAATTCCAACGCGTGCTCGATACCCACGTGCTCGGTTCGCACGCGCTCACGGTTGAGTTCGCCCCCGGCATGATGGAGCGCAAACACGGCAGCATCCTCTTCACCGCGTCGATGGCCTCACTCTTCGGCATCCCCAAGGTCATCGCCTACACGGCGGCCAAGTCGGCCTACGTCGGCATGGTCAAAGGACTCGCCACCGAATTCTCGCCGCACGGCCTGCGCGTCAACGCCATCGCCCCGGGTTGGATCGACACCGACATGTCGCGTCAGGCCTTCGCCGGCGATCCCGAGCGCCTCAACAAGATCCTCAACCGAACCCCCACCGGCGAACTCGGCACCCCGCAGGACGTCGGCTGGGCGGCCGTCTACCTCGCCTCCCCCGCCGCCCACTTCGTCACCGGCACCATCCTCCCCGTCGACGGCGGCGTCAGCATCGGGTTTTAG
- a CDS encoding DUF6807 family protein, which yields MKRPLPLVAVLALLTCLTSVTARADFVRTDHSIGWEQDGDLLWQFSFSPDDGKPYFHPLRVPGGPSLTKLKPEDHVWHYGLWFSWKYINHANYWEQSRETGRSEGKTTWGTPHIRTFPDGGAEITLQLDYAHPTGRVDLSETRLLVVSPVAADGSYTIDWNSTFTAGRAGAYLDRTPLPHEPDGVVWGGYAGLSMRLGHGPDPVAMVNTHGPMTDWVDNRMRPRTGALGVTVYPQKPDSGSLAVLTATDNMPGDGDDPWYCINSQPSRFWCSAVLVPKPLQLEPGQVWPLRYRLQLRKHPWTAADLSTALESWQE from the coding sequence GTGAAACGCCCCCTACCCCTCGTCGCCGTTCTCGCCCTCCTCACCTGCCTCACCTCCGTCACCGCCCGCGCCGACTTTGTGCGCACCGATCACTCGATCGGCTGGGAACAGGACGGTGACCTGCTCTGGCAATTCTCCTTCTCGCCAGACGACGGCAAACCCTACTTCCACCCGCTGCGCGTGCCCGGCGGCCCCTCGCTTACCAAGCTCAAACCCGAGGACCACGTTTGGCACTACGGTCTCTGGTTCTCGTGGAAATACATCAACCACGCCAACTACTGGGAACAGTCGCGTGAAACCGGCCGCTCCGAAGGCAAAACCACCTGGGGCACGCCCCACATCCGCACCTTCCCCGACGGCGGCGCGGAGATCACCCTGCAACTCGACTACGCGCACCCCACCGGCCGCGTCGACCTCAGCGAAACGCGCCTGCTCGTCGTCTCGCCTGTCGCCGCCGACGGCTCCTACACCATCGACTGGAACAGCACCTTCACCGCCGGCCGCGCCGGCGCTTACCTCGACCGCACGCCCCTGCCCCACGAACCCGACGGCGTCGTCTGGGGTGGTTACGCCGGCCTGAGCATGCGCCTCGGCCACGGCCCCGATCCGGTCGCCATGGTCAACACCCACGGCCCCATGACCGACTGGGTCGACAACCGCATGCGCCCCCGCACCGGCGCCCTCGGCGTGACCGTGTATCCACAAAAACCCGACAGCGGCAGCCTCGCCGTGCTCACCGCCACGGACAACATGCCCGGCGACGGCGACGACCCGTGGTATTGCATCAACAGCCAACCCAGCCGCTTCTGGTGCTCGGCCGTGCTCGTGCCGAAGCCCCTGCAACTCGAGCCCGGCCAAGTCTGGCCCCTGCGCTACCGCCTCCAACTCCGCAAACACCCCTGGACCGCCGCCGACCTCTC